Proteins encoded by one window of Bacteroidota bacterium:
- a CDS encoding response regulator transcription factor, whose product MDYTMEVFIVDDEQRALDSLSKLLTNFFEHIKILGTALNVDDAYSQILQKKPQLIFLDIEMGKESGFNLLEKFEEIDFHIVFLTAHEEYALRAIKFSAIDYIIKPAGISDLKTLFQKISNNPIKSSDNQNIKHMFGNFLTKDKSEHKIALPVTEGIEFIKVNDIISVIADGSYTHFSLRSKNDLTVSKNLKFFESILTEYGFFRIHNSTLINLKYIKIVGKSSGGYVVMENDVEYSISKSRKEEFMKVLSV is encoded by the coding sequence ATGGATTATACTATGGAGGTTTTTATAGTTGATGATGAGCAAAGAGCTCTTGATAGCCTATCAAAGTTGTTGACTAATTTTTTTGAGCACATCAAAATTCTCGGTACTGCATTGAATGTAGATGATGCATATTCACAGATTCTACAAAAAAAACCCCAGCTGATATTTCTGGATATTGAAATGGGAAAGGAAAGTGGGTTTAACCTACTGGAAAAGTTTGAAGAAATTGATTTTCATATAGTCTTCTTAACGGCACATGAAGAGTATGCTTTAAGAGCCATAAAGTTCTCTGCAATTGATTACATCATAAAACCTGCTGGCATAAGCGATTTGAAAACTTTGTTTCAAAAAATCAGTAACAATCCTATTAAGAGTAGTGATAATCAAAATATCAAACATATGTTTGGAAATTTCCTTACAAAGGATAAAAGTGAGCATAAAATAGCTTTACCTGTTACTGAAGGAATTGAATTTATTAAAGTAAATGATATAATATCTGTGATTGCAGATGGAAGCTATACTCATTTTTCTCTTAGAAGTAAGAATGACCTAACAGTTTCGAAGAATCTTAAATTTTTTGAAAGCATATTAACTGAATATGGTTTCTTTCGAATTCATAATTCGACTTTGATTAATCTTAAATACATTAAGATAGTAGGAAAGTCATCAGGTGGATATGTTGTGATGGAAAATGATGTTGAGTACAGCATATCAAAATCCCGTAAGGAAGAATTTATGAAAGTACTGTCTGTCTAA